The following is a genomic window from Pseudomonas purpurea.
AATGCTGCCGCTGTCCCTGACCTTCGATCACCGGGTGGTGACGGGCGGGGAGGCGGCACGGTTCTTCAAGGCGTTGGTCGAGGCGCTGGAGCAGCCCGAGCTTTGAAACCCAGGCATGAAAAAGGCCCTGAGTCCGGGACTCAGGGCCTATTCAATTCGCGCGTTGCTTACTTGGCTTGCTTCGCTGCCTTCGCAGGCTTGGTCGGCTCGGCAGGCTCATCCGATTCAGTGGCTTCAACGGCTTCAGTCGGCACATTGAGCAATTCTGAAAGGGCGTCTGGCTGGCTCTTGAACGCCTTGGCGAACACATCGCGGTTTTTCGCCATGTAGATCCCGGCTTCTTCCACTTGCTGTTCAGTCAGGGACGGAACGGCTTTTTGCAACACTTCAGCCAGCAATTCGGCCAGCTCGAGCATTTTGTCATGACGGTCAGCTTCGGCTTTATCCATGAACAAGCGCTCCAGATCTCGGCTGCTGCGGTATACCACTTCGACGGCCATTCACCACCTCACATGCCTTCACATTGGTTGTCGTTTGCGACTACTGTATTTATATACAGCTAAAAGGATAAGCGAATCCCGGCGCTTTGGGTAGTGGCTTTTTAATGTAGACCGAATTCAGGGTTTGTCAGCATGATCGCGATGGGGCCGCCAAAGCACCACAGAAGTGTCCAGTAACACTCCACAACCATCTCACCCAACAGCCGCTGGCCTTTTTTCTGCATGCAGAACAACCGTCACGTCAAAACCGCATGATTCGGTCACATCGACCTAAGGAAGTACCACTGTGAAAATCAATTGGGCCGAGAACCTTCGCCAGAACGTCCATCAGTTGGCCGAGTCACTGGGCAATCTCTTCGTCGAGACCTTCCACTACCTGGCGTTGTTTGCCATTGGTGCGGTCACCGCGTGGGCGGCGGTGATGGAATTTTTGCAGATGATCGAAGCCGGACACATCAAAATCGATGACATTTTACTGTTGTTCATCTATCTGGAGCTGGGGGCGATGGTCGGGATTTACTTCAAGACCAACCACATGCCCGTGCGTTTTCTGATCTACGTGGCGATCACCGCGCTGACCCGTCTGCTGATCTCCAACGTTTCGCACCACAACCCGCCGGACATCGGGATTATTTACCTGTGCGGCGGGATTCTGCTGTTGGCGTTTGCGATTCTGGTGGTGCGCTACGCCTCTTCGCAATTTCCGTCGGTGAAGATCGAACACCCGCAACGCAAGGTCGGCGCGGGTTCCAGCGAGCACCCGGAAGTCGAGAAGGGTGAAATTTAAAGCCTGGCAGGCAAGGGCTGTCGCCCCTTGAGTGACGGTGGTGGCAGCTTGAGGCTGTCGCCGTCGGTCATGGCTTCGAGGATTGCCACGGCGCTGTGACCCTGTTCGATGGCAATGCCAAATTGAACACTTTGCACCAGCCGTTTCAGGCGTTGCGGGTCATTGCGTTGCTCGGGGCTGATCATCCGTTTGGCGACGATTCGCCCGGCGTTGGAGAGGGTCAGCATGATGCTGCCGTCGAGGCCCTGAATGCTCAGGTTGATCTGATAGTCCGGCGCAAACGTGTCGGTAATCAGTTGGAAAGGGTTGTCCATAATGCGTCACCGCCTGATTGGATCGTGCAGTCATTGACCGGCCGTGATCGGGATTGGTTCGGTTTTCCAGACCGTCGGCAGGCCGTTCGCTGAGGTTTCACTAACGTCCGTATTCCTCAAGTCTGACGAAGCAAGGGGCATGCCGGTCCTGCTTTGGGTCAATAAACAGGCAATAAAAAGGCGGGCACCGAGTGGCCCGCCTTTTTCATTCATGGTCCTTTTCAGGGCATGAC
Proteins encoded in this region:
- a CDS encoding phosphate-starvation-inducible PsiE family protein; the encoded protein is MKINWAENLRQNVHQLAESLGNLFVETFHYLALFAIGAVTAWAAVMEFLQMIEAGHIKIDDILLLFIYLELGAMVGIYFKTNHMPVRFLIYVAITALTRLLISNVSHHNPPDIGIIYLCGGILLLAFAILVVRYASSQFPSVKIEHPQRKVGAGSSEHPEVEKGEI
- a CDS encoding DUF3509 domain-containing protein produces the protein MDNPFQLITDTFAPDYQINLSIQGLDGSIMLTLSNAGRIVAKRMISPEQRNDPQRLKRLVQSVQFGIAIEQGHSAVAILEAMTDGDSLKLPPPSLKGRQPLPARL